In a single window of the Bacillus mycoides genome:
- the kdpC gene encoding K(+)-transporting ATPase subunit C, with amino-acid sequence MAKKQSILSPIIRITFTFLVLCGLVYPLIVTGIAQAVMKDNADGSLIYNDKDEVVGSKLIGQNFTDPRYFHGRVSSIEYKAEASGSNNYAPSNPDLAKRVEKSIDDWKKQNRAIPVTEVPIDLVTNSGSGLDPDISPKAASVQVDRISKLTNIPKEKLDQLIKDQTEGAALGLFGEDRVNVLKLNLELQKLMK; translated from the coding sequence ATGGCGAAAAAACAAAGTATACTTTCACCAATTATTCGTATTACTTTTACATTTCTAGTTTTGTGCGGCCTCGTATACCCACTTATTGTAACTGGTATTGCGCAAGCGGTAATGAAGGATAATGCGGATGGAAGTCTTATATATAATGATAAAGATGAAGTAGTTGGTTCAAAATTAATCGGTCAAAATTTCACAGATCCACGTTATTTTCATGGACGTGTCTCTAGTATAGAATATAAAGCAGAAGCATCTGGTTCAAATAACTATGCACCGTCTAATCCAGATTTAGCAAAACGAGTTGAGAAAAGTATTGATGACTGGAAGAAACAAAACCGGGCCATTCCAGTTACAGAAGTACCAATAGATTTAGTGACGAATTCAGGTTCAGGGCTTGATCCTGACATTAGTCCGAAGGCGGCTTCTGTACAGGTAGATCGCATCTCGAAATTAACGAATATTCCGAAAGAAAAGCTAGATCAATTGATTAAGGATCAAACGGAAGGTGCAGCGCTTGGCTTGTTTGGAGAAGATCGCGTGAACGTCTTAAAGTTAAATTTAGAATTACAGAAACTAATGAAATAG